Part of the Arthrobacter sp. MMS18-M83 genome is shown below.
AGAATTTCCTCTTGGACGCGGCGTAGCCAACGTGCCTTTTGCTCGTCGACGACGGCCTGGGCCAAGAGCACTTTCGAAGAGAAATGAAAGTAGATGGCTCCCTTCGTGAGCCCGACTTCGCGGATGATGTCGTCCATCCGGGTCTGCTCGAAACCCTTTCGCGCAAAGACATCAGCGGCAACCCTGAGGATCTCGCTGCGCGTGGCCGCGCCCTTGGGTGTGCTGCCGGTGTCGCCAATCTCCATAGAACGAAACTACAAACCGACTGGTAGGTATGTCAACTGGGAGGCGCGATGGCAGGGAGCATGAAACGCCACATGTCGTCAATCCGCTTGAGAACGTCACGTCGTTCTGTCAGCACGTTGGACACCATTTGGACGCCCGTGAAGGACGCAACCAGGTACCGTGCGAAGTCTGCGGCATCAATATCGGGCCGCACGTCACCCTCTTGTTGAGCCTGGCGGGTCAGTATCTCCATGGTGGCGACCCAGTCCTGGTAGGGGCCTTTCACATCTGCGTTGAAGGCCGAGGCCTCGAACGTCAGCCGGATGCCGGCCCGCACAATTGGCTCATCGAGCAACTGCTGGCCGAAGGTTCTGCACATCGAGATCATGGTCTCCAGCGCCGGCAACCCGGCCGCGGCAACCCTCTCTCCCGCGACACGCACAATGTTGTGCTGTTCGGCGATGACAGCCAGCGCCAGGTCTTCCTTCGACTTGAAATGGAAATACAACGCGCCTTTTGTAACGGCGGCCCGCTCCGTGACGTCGCTGAGGCTCGCATTCCCGTATCCGACCTCTTCAAAGATCGACGCTGCCCCTTCAATCACCGCTGTTCGGGTGGCTTTGGCACGTTGTTGCATGATCAGCCTTGAGACCTCTCCGGTTTCTACATCCGGGATACTTGAGTGCGCGAATCCGACTGAGCCCGGGGACCGGCGAGGTCAACCGGATCCGGAGGGGCACACGTGGGGGCGCTCTCACGAAAGCCCGACACCGGGCTTCGAAACCATAAGGCTACCATTGTGACCGCCGATATTTCGGCCTCCGGGAGCCCGATCCTATTCCTGGCCGGCGCAGAGTTCGCGGCGCACGCGCTTAATTTTCCGCTTCCTATGAAGTTTCCCGACGCCCGGCACATCGTAAACCGGTTGAACGGTTTGTTTAATGACCATTCTGGCTCTACACTTCAAGGCGGTGGCTCGTTGTGTTTGCGGCAACCAGCTGAAGGACAGTAATGGGGGGAGGTGCGGCCGAGTAATCGACCGCACCTTTGCTGTCCGCAGCGGACGGCGTTCGATTTCCTATCTCACATCCTTGTGGTTTAGTATTGACGAGTTGCTCCGGCGGGGATGGAAGTTCCCGGCAAGCAAAGTTTGGGGCTGTGGCGCAGCTGGTAGCGCACCTGCATGGCATGCAGGGGGTCAGGGGTTCGAGTCCCCTCAGCTCCACAACATTCGACGTATTCGGAACATCGAGTAAGTCCGCAGCACGGAAAGGGAATCACCCGAACGGGTGGTTCCCTTTTTGCGTCCAGTCCCCATTCCGGACGGTTCTGCGAGGCGCCGTTGTGGTTAAAGGGCGACGAGATGCCGTCGTAGGCAAGGTGGAACATCATTCCGTCCCTCGCATGGGCGAGGTTGTGACAGTGGTCCATCCAGATGCCGGGATTGTCCGCGGTGAGCAGCATGGTCCACATCTGTCCAGGCCGCACCTCCATGCTGTCCATGTTGAGATCCGTGCTGACCGGACGCCCGTCGATTGATAGCACGCGCACGTGGTGCCCATGGGGGTGCATGGGGTGGACGTCGTCGCTGCGGTTCACCACCGTGACGAGCACGCGATCGCCGCCCTGGACCACGAGGGGCGGGATGTTGGGATACACCGCACCGTTGACGGTGAACGCGAAGCGGGGCACCCCGTCGACAAAGCGGATCAGGTGGTCGAGAGCGTACGTAACCGACACATTGGCGGCGGGGGCCCGGAGCGAGGCGGGCACACCATAGGTGGCCAGATCCAACTCGGGGCCCGGCACGAAGCGCGGTGCAGGTCCCGGAGGCACGGGGGAGGCCGACGAAATCGCCCGTGGAACGAGCGAGAGCCCACTAGTGCGCGCGCCTTCGAGGGCAAGCTGGACCAGCTGATCGGGCATGGTGAATTCGACGTCGTAGCGTCCTCCGGCGGCGAGCGGCAGGACCGCCCCGGTCATTTGCCCTGCGGCCGGTCCGTCGCCCATGGCGAGGTCGCCGCCGTCGATCGCCGTGAGCCTGAACGCGACCCCGGACAGACTGAATCGCTGGGTGAGCTGGTCTGTGTTGATGATCCGTAGCCTCACGCGTGATCCGGGGGCTTTCTGTTCCGTCCAGACCGCAGCGTGCCCGCCGAAGAGCGTGGAGCCGCCGAGAGTGTGCACCGGCACCGTGATGTCCTGGATATCAGGAGCGGGGCCGTCCGGAGGGTCGACGACGAGCGCTCCATAGAGGCCCTTCGGTTCGTCGGCGGATGCGTTTTGGTGGGTGTGGTACCAATACGTTCCGGCCAGCGCGGCCGGGAACTCGTAGATGAAGCTCTGGCCCGGCATGACCGCGTCCTGGGTGACACCCGGGACGCCGTCCATCGCGTTGGGCACGTCGTAGCCGTGCCAGTGGAGTGTCACGCCGTCCGGCACATTGTCGTTCACGAGTGTCACCCGCACGGTCTCGCCCTGGCTGGCCCGCAGTTCGGGTCCCGGCAACGAGCCGAACGTGAGCGCGTCGGCGTTCGTGCCGTCGTCGAGCGTGACGCGTTCGCTGCGCGCATGAAGTGTGTACTCGCGCACCCGTCCAAGCGGTGCGGGGCCGCGCAGGGTGTCCACGCTACGGGTAGTCTCCGCAACGGGGCTTGTACTGGAGTGGTGACCCGCGGTGTGGAACGACGACGGTGGCGCTGCCTGGCTGTCCAGCCATGAAACGGCGAGGGCCCCAAAGAGCACAACCACTCCCAGGGAACCGGCGGCGATCGTCCCCCGATTCCGCCAGCCGTGCGTGGCCCCAAGGGTCCCGGACGCAATTCCGAGGAGCGCGAGCACCGCCAGGACAGCCAGAGGGAGCCAGCCCGCCGGGGTCCCAAACGTGAAGACGGACAGGAGTCCCGCCGTCGTGAGCGCCGCTGCGGCTGCCAGCGCGGGGAGGACGACGGCGCTTGCCCGCCTCGTGAGCGTCAGTGCCACGGCGCCGATCGCCGCGCCAGGCACAGTGAAGGCGAGGCATCCGAGAACCCGATCGCCGACGAGCTCTGGCCGTCCCGTGAGAAGAACCGCCATTCGGCCAGCGGCGAGCACCAATCCGAGTAACGCACCCGCCGTGACGGTCCATGCCGGAAGCCAGACGGGGGACGCCGGCCGCGCCCGTACGAACCACGCGGCGAGCCCGCCGATCCACGAAGCCGCGCACAACGCGGCAAGGATCAAGTCGATCCCAAGGACGGCCGACGGGGGCATCGCTGGAGTCTTCCCGCGGTCAGGACGACGCGGGGAGGGGCTCCTGGGTCTTGGCCTTCACGGCACTCCCAGTTCGGTTCAGGCGCCGCGCTCGGAGGAAGAGCCAGTATGTCGAGAAGATGATCAGCAGCCCGCTGACGGCGTGCACGGAGACGGCCCATGCGCCGGGCAGGTTGGGATTCTCTCGGCTCCCTCCGGTCAGGATGCCCCCGACAATGAAGACCGCGAGCTGGACATACGTGAGCGCGAATATGCCCACGGTGAGCCAGATGGTCGACTTCCCGGACTTGGCAAGGAAGGCGAAGAGGATCGCGAGGAGCGCGAGCGAACGCATGACGATCTGTCCGTTGATCGTGTGCGGGTCGAATGATGCGTCCCCGAGGAGCTTCCCGCCGAATGTTCCGAATCCGGCGAGGTACAGCTGGACGATAGTGTCGAGGAACAAGAGCGAACTGACGATGAGTAGGGCCTTGCGCATGCGGACTCCTTGATGGCTGGGTGCGGGTGTGCTGCTGCCGGTGTCCGGGCTAAGGATCCGGGACACCGGCAGGCGGGTTTCAAGGGAGGCAGGGCTGCTACTCGGTCTTGACTCCATATTCTGCGGCGCTGACAAACTCGATGGCCGAGTAGGTCTCGTCGCCTACGACCCAGGCGTTGTGTCCTGGCGGGATGGTGTAGGAATCTCCTGTGGAAATGCTGATCTTCTTGCCGTCGTTCGTCTCGACTTCTAGGGAGCCGGCAATGCAGTACCCCACGTGGTTGAGCTGGCAGGAATCGGTTTGGACCACCGGTTTGATGCAATCCGCCCAACTCCAGCCCGGCTCGAAGCTGAGGCGGCCGATGGTGTAGTCACCGACAGTGACGTTTTCCACCAAAGTTTTGTCCGGACGGCGGGTTTCATCAGGGGAATTGTGCGACTTTACTTGAAGCTGCGTGACGAGGTTGACAGTCATGGTCTGCTCACAAGGGGAGTGGGAGCCTGATTTTCCAGGTCCGCAACGTGGCTCGCTATCCGCAGCGGACCCTGCTGTGCCTGAGCTGCTTGCGGCGCGTGCCGTGCCCTTCAGCAGCGGGCAGACGGTCGGTTACTTGCAATCTCTACCATCCTCCGCCGCCCCCGTGTTGTCGAGACTTTCAGCGGGGGATAGATTGCTGGAGGCCGCCGGACATTCCAGCAAGCCGAGAAGCGAAAGAAGGCTCGAGTTCAGCGTGACCCCAACGGATCCTAACGACCCTCGCGCAGTGGGCCTTGATGCATTGTTTGGCGGTCTGCGCCGGTTCCCCGACGTCGAGGCCGATAACCTGCAAGCGCACGACGCCACCGATCATCTTCTCCTCGAGACTGCGGCAGGGCACGTGCACAGCCCGAAGACCCGCGTTGCGGTGATTGGCGACCGCTACGGAGCCCTGACCCTGGGCGCTTTGGCGGCCCTCGGCGTCGAGCACATCCGTGTGTCCCAAGACCTCTACGTGAGCAGGCTCGCACTCCAACGGAACGCCGAGGCGGCAGGGCTGTCCGGTCGCTTCGAACAGTTCGAGTTGGGAGCCGCGCTGCTCGATGGCGCCGAACTGGTGATCATGCAGTTACCCAAAGCGCTCGCCGAACTGGAGGAGATCGCCGACGCCGTAGCGCGCTTTGCAGCGCCGGGCGCAGTCCTGCTGGCCGGTGGACGCGTCAAGCACATGTCCGTCGGCATGAACGCCGTCCTGGAGCGCAGCTTTGAGTCCGTACAGCCGCAGCTCGCGCAGCGGAAGTCGCGTGTCCTGCTTGCCAGCAGCCCCAAGCGCCCGGCAGGTGCGCCACCCTTCCCCGTTTCGGAACAGAACACCGAGCTAGGGATTACGGTGTGTGCCCACGGGGCTGCGTTCTCGGGTACGAAGCTGGACATCGGCACCCGATTCCTTTTGGGCTTCCTGGACAGGATTCCCAATGCGCGCCATGCTGTGGACCTCGGCTGCGGAACAGGAATCCTCGCCACGATGTACGCACGTAACCGGCCCGATGCGCGCGTTACTGCGACAGACCAATCAGCCGCAGCCGTCGCGTCCACGCGGGCCACCGCGGCGGCCAATGGGGTGGGAGACCGAGTCACCGTAGTTCAGGACGACGCCATGTCCGCCTTCGAACCAGGCAGTGCAGACCTCATCTTGCTCAACCCCCCATTCCACCTTGGTGCCAGCGTCCATGCCGGCGCGGCAACGAAGATGTTTGAGTCCGCAGCACGGGTCCTGGCTTCCGGAGGTGAACTCTGGACTGTCTACAACAGCCACTTGCAGTACCGCGCCGGGCTGGAACGCCTGATTGGTCCCACCACTGAAATGGGAAGGAACCCGAAATTCACTGTGACACGCAGCATCAAACGTTAGGTGTCAGTGGGGTTGGTGAGCACGGCTCGGTCAGTGTGGCTGAGACAGCAACTGGTCCAGCGCGAAGTGCCCGATCCCTGACATCTGCGGGTTGTCATCCGAAAAACTGAGCATGGCCGTCGCGAACAAGACGGCCCAGCCTCGGGCCCGATCCCAGGTGCCCGCATCAACTGCGGGCCCGAAGGCGGCGATGAAACGGTGCCGCGCACCGGCGTCGAACATCAACCAGGCGACGGCAAGATCAGCCGCCGGGTCGCCAGCCCCAAGGTCCCCGAAGTCGAGGACAGCCGCTAGCCGCCCGTCAGGGCGCAGGAGGACGTTCGCGGGGTGAAGATCTCCGTGCAGCCACAGGCTGGGCCCGTCCCACGGCGGAACCAGACAGGCTTCGGACCAAAGCTCCCGCAAGCGCGGGGCTTCCGGATAGCGGCCGGAATCAGTGAGCCGGTCCAGTACCGCGACAGACCTCGTCCCGAGGGGAACCCCGCGGAAGGGGTTGACTGGGGCGTCCGGTGCCGCGGGCACATGTATGGCGATGAGGAACGCGGCCATGTCCTCGGCCGCCGCATTCCGGGTTGCCTGGGGCACAAGCGCCGCGGAGACTCCCTCCAACCAAGGGGTCACGCTCCAGTGCCATGGATAAACGGCGGATGGACGTCCTGAATAGACAGGACGGGGGAGGGGAATGGGGGAACGCCGGGCATACATCGGAAGGTACTGCTGTTCATGGAGTACCAACAATGCTGCCGCCTCCCGACGGGGCAAACGAACGGCCCAATCCTTGCCAAGACGGTAGATGACGTTGTCCCAACCGTTGGCCACTAGCTCCAACGGAAGGTGAGAGAAAGCGGGCAGTTGCTCCTCGAGCAAGCTCCGCACGAGTCCCGCGGTGATGTCCAGCTCGGCCTGCGGCATGAGTGCCATGTCCTGGGGCCTCCTGTCTGCAATATCCGCGTCCGTTCCACCCGACAAGCGTGTGGGCATACCGGGACACGCACACGTGCCGTACGATGCAAATGCAACAGCATTATTCGAATGATTTTAGGGGAATCCGTGACTGAGATCCGCCAGCCGACTCCGAGGCGCGGAACCAATCTGCCACGCATGGGGGACTTCAACCTGACCGTCATCCTCGACGCAATCAGGCGTTCATCGGGCGGACTGAGCCGGGTGGAACTGGCCCAGATCGTTGGACTTTCACCGCAGACAATCTCGAACATCTCCCGCCGCCTGCTGGATCAACGGCTCATTGTCGAGGCAGGCAAGGAAGGCAGCGGTCCGGGGAAACCGCGCACCATCTTGCGCCTGAACCCCGCCGGAATGTATGCGCTGGGCGTCCACCTTGATCCTGCAGTCATTACGTCCGTGGTCCTGGACCTGGTGGGCGACGTCGTGAAGCATTCC
Proteins encoded:
- a CDS encoding ScbR family autoregulator-binding transcription factor, with product MQQRAKATRTAVIEGAASIFEEVGYGNASLSDVTERAAVTKGALYFHFKSKEDLALAVIAEQHNIVRVAGERVAAAGLPALETMISMCRTFGQQLLDEPIVRAGIRLTFEASAFNADVKGPYQDWVATMEILTRQAQQEGDVRPDIDAADFARYLVASFTGVQMVSNVLTERRDVLKRIDDMWRFMLPAIAPPS
- a CDS encoding DUF6220 domain-containing protein gives rise to the protein MRKALLIVSSLLFLDTIVQLYLAGFGTFGGKLLGDASFDPHTINGQIVMRSLALLAILFAFLAKSGKSTIWLTVGIFALTYVQLAVFIVGGILTGGSRENPNLPGAWAVSVHAVSGLLIIFSTYWLFLRARRLNRTGSAVKAKTQEPLPASS
- a CDS encoding cupin domain-containing protein, producing MTVNLVTQLQVKSHNSPDETRRPDKTLVENVTVGDYTIGRLSFEPGWSWADCIKPVVQTDSCQLNHVGYCIAGSLEVETNDGKKISISTGDSYTIPPGHNAWVVGDETYSAIEFVSAAEYGVKTE
- a CDS encoding class I SAM-dependent methyltransferase, producing the protein MTPTDPNDPRAVGLDALFGGLRRFPDVEADNLQAHDATDHLLLETAAGHVHSPKTRVAVIGDRYGALTLGALAALGVEHIRVSQDLYVSRLALQRNAEAAGLSGRFEQFELGAALLDGAELVIMQLPKALAELEEIADAVARFAAPGAVLLAGGRVKHMSVGMNAVLERSFESVQPQLAQRKSRVLLASSPKRPAGAPPFPVSEQNTELGITVCAHGAAFSGTKLDIGTRFLLGFLDRIPNARHAVDLGCGTGILATMYARNRPDARVTATDQSAAAVASTRATAAANGVGDRVTVVQDDAMSAFEPGSADLILLNPPFHLGASVHAGAATKMFESAARVLASGGELWTVYNSHLQYRAGLERLIGPTTEMGRNPKFTVTRSIKR
- a CDS encoding aminoglycoside phosphotransferase family protein, translated to MALMPQAELDITAGLVRSLLEEQLPAFSHLPLELVANGWDNVIYRLGKDWAVRLPRREAAALLVLHEQQYLPMYARRSPIPLPRPVYSGRPSAVYPWHWSVTPWLEGVSAALVPQATRNAAAEDMAAFLIAIHVPAAPDAPVNPFRGVPLGTRSVAVLDRLTDSGRYPEAPRLRELWSEACLVPPWDGPSLWLHGDLHPANVLLRPDGRLAAVLDFGDLGAGDPAADLAVAWLMFDAGARHRFIAAFGPAVDAGTWDRARGWAVLFATAMLSFSDDNPQMSGIGHFALDQLLSQPH